A window of Eublepharis macularius isolate TG4126 chromosome 18, MPM_Emac_v1.0, whole genome shotgun sequence genomic DNA:
TGCAGCCGTGTACATGTTTGTTTAGAAACGAGTGCCAGGGACAGAAGCGGCATTTCCTTCCGGATTCTGGATTCCGGCCAAGTGGGCCCTGTCACCTCCAGGGGAGAGCGAGTCATCATGGGCAGGGGTAAACAGAAGACTgggagctcacttcatcagatgtatgcgGTGGGGTCCTTGCTAGGCAGATTATACATTATACCGCACACACATACAGTGTCATTATATGTAGCCTCATAATTAGGAGTGCCAACTGCCTGGAAAGGAAAAACGTCCCgtcccttttaatagaggctaaaTGGGATGTTAGTTGCCTCCATGCTAAGAAAAGTTTCAGCTGTACCTTTCCACATattaagggacaggacatttttctccaggccttgaGAACCCTATAATAGAGGTTATGAAGACGGGGAAAAAGTTGTCAACAGCCATGTCAGAGAGTCCTGTGGAAGCATTTGCGGCTGTCCCTTGGGACTGAACTCTTGCTTCTTAGGGAGAAAGGGAGACAACACTAAAGAATCTTACCAGAGTGAAGCAACCCTTTCCAAACGGGTAAGAATCCCAGCCTTGTTCCAAATGGGTAGCCTGTGAGTCTGTAGTGGAAGAGctggattcgagtccagtggcgccttaaagacccactagatttccaaagCTTTCGAGAGTATGGAAGGGGGGGGCAGCTGGAACTTTTCCCGGGCTGGAGGTGACTCGCATCCTCCTTAGCCTCTGTGGGCCCTTCTGCTTTGCAGGCAGCTGGCAATCCAGAGGACGAGGCCAGACACGAGGCGGTATGTTCGCGGGTGGAAGGGCGCCTTCGAGTGCTGCTGGGCCCGAGTCCGGCTCTTGCAGCTCCAGCCCTGTTAGCCGGGCGCAGGGAAGAGGGCCCCATGGCCCGGCCCAGCGCCTCCGCCGGGGGGCACCTGCTCGGCTTTCCTCGGAGCTGGAGCAGGAGCGTCGCCCACTCGCTCGGATGCACGGGGCGGCGTCAGGGTCTGCAGGCGTCAAAGACGGGCTCGGCGGGCGGGCGATCGAGGGGCCGGGGCGGGGGTGGAGAGCCGAGGGCTTTGCGGCGGCCTTGGCGAGGGCACGGGCGGCCCCCGGGCCAGCCGGCcggcctgcctccccactcccCGCCGCTCGGCCAGCCAGCCTCGCCGGGCCTTTGATAGGCTGGCGCCGGCCGGGGACGCACTGCCCGCAGCTCGAACCAAAGCGGCGGGCCGCGAAGGGGTGCGGGCGCAGCGGGCGGCGCCGGCGGGGCAGGGCGGCGGGCTGCGGAGGGGCGCCTGGCCCGGCCTGCTCCCGCCGGCGCCTCCCGGGCGGGCTGCGGGGAGCGAGCCAGGCGGGGCTGGCGGGCGGCGCGCGGCTCCCTCGGGCAGGGCAGCGAATGGGCGCTCCCGGGCGGGCGGCCAtggcagcgggggctgggcgagAGGCGGGCGCGTAGCCGGGGAGGAGgcgggccggccggccgggcTGCCATTgtggggcaggaggaggaggcggagagCCGGGAGGAGACGCGCCCGCCCCCGGCCCCTGCCCCGCCGCGCGCCCCCGGCCCCGGCCCGCCGCCCCGCCCCGCGCAGCAGCACCCTCGCGAAGCACTTGGGCAAACTTGCCTCGCCCGCAAGCCCGCCCTCGCCGGCCACGATGTTCGCTCGGGCCGCGgcgtgagcagcagcagcagcagccccgaggcggcggcggcggaggagaaGCCCGGCCGGGAGGGCGCCCCCGCCCGCTCGCCCCCTCCGCCCGtccccgcctgcctgcctgcctccgcggccctcctcctcctccggggaCGGGAAGGAAACAAAATGTCTGCCCGGGCCGCCGCCGCTGCTCCCAGCAAGGTAAGCGCCGGCCGCTGCCGCCCTCCTGCCGGCGGAGGGCCCCTGGGGGCGGCCGCGGTGCCCCTCGCCTCCCTGGGCCGGCCGCCTCCGTCCCTCCCCAGCCACTCCGTGCGCCTCTCCCAGCCTCGGAGCCGACCACGTTGCCCCGCTGGGGTCGCCCGCCTGGGAACAGGgaaggcgggcggggggggggggtcggggggCTGCCTCGCTCCCTCCCTCGCGGCGCGCTTCCGCGGCcttgccctgccccctccccctccccgccaccTGTTGGCTGCGAGGGCCGCCGAGGGAGCGCCTTGTTCGCACCCCCCCCCGGGTCGGTTTCTGCCGGCGGCTCAGCTGCACGGCCGCTCCGAAGGCAGCCCCTCGGGGCTGCCTGTCCTCAGTGAGGACTGCAAGCTGTAAACAGCTCCCGTGGCGCTTTCCAGCCCGGCTCGGGGCGGCGGGCCCCGCGCGGTGCTCGTGTGCTGCAGAGCGGCGCGGCTGCCCCCGCGGAGCTCCGTTGGGAACAGGCGGAGGGGGGCGGGGGCTTTGCCGGGGGCTTCTGCCTCCCTTCTCGCCCCCAAAGCAGCCCGTTCTTAAGTCCGGGATCCGTCAAGGCGGAAAAAAATGCCCTCTGCGGTGCCTCTGGAAATTGGACCGGTGCGCCAGCGTTGGGTTGTGGCTTTCAAAACAAACCAGAATTCCTCAAGTGGCGACAGAATGGTTTGCGCGGGGGAGGCTCCGGTTTTGCCGATTCGGCTGCACGCTGCGTTGCCCTGAACGGAAAGAGTTTTCAGGCACgtgacctgtgtgtgtgtgtgtgtggctttgtGTGGGATGTTTTGGTGCCCCGAAGGACGTGTCCTTGCTCTGGAATTTGGGCTCCGGCATTCCTGAAGCTGAAACGGCAGGTTTGGAAATCCCTGAAAGACAAGATTTCTGAGCAACTCCCTGTGAATCAGCTGCGACTGTTTCTGGGGTGGTGCTTGGAGCTCTTGAGAGAGCCCAGCTGCTCCCACCTGTTTTGTGGGCGTGTTAGATGGGACAGGTGCATGTGGCGGGGTGTGTGCCCTGACCTCCTTTAGCTGCCTGGGTAAGCCCTACCtctttttccccaggggaaaggAGGTGGAGCCGGCAGCCTTCAACAGGTTGCTTCCTGATTCAGGGAAACTAAAGGCGTCGTTGGGGAAACTGTTCTTTTGGAGACAGGAAACTTCACTCGCTGTTCTTAAAGTCCATCCCAGACAGCGGTCCCTCGGCTCCTGTAGTGGGATCCTTCGTGCCTGCTGTGTTAAAGGCGATGGTTGGCGACCAGGCCGAAGGGTTTGCTCTCCAGTGAAACTAGCGCAGTTTCGGTCTGATGTCATCGCTTGGTATGTGCTTACACCTGAATGTGCTCCTCCGATACCGCACTAATGCAGTAGCAGTGCCACTTGGCCAGGAGTGCTGGCACTCTGCTCAGTATCTGGTAGCGTTTGTGAATGCTTGTTCTCTAAATATTGGGTGGAAGGTctgaaagtttatttttaaacttCCTAATTCACTTTTGTTTGCCTTATGCTGGCAAAGAATGTGATTACTGACACAGGCAGAAATGCCAGAGTGTTCACAGAACATTCTGTGTTAGGTTGGCAGGTTTTTTGTTAATCTTCACAGTTCtagaaatcaaattaaaaaacattaGATTTTTCTGCATGTTTTGCCACTGATCTGTGTGAAAACTGAGTATGTCTTCCTTTGGAAATGAGGATGTGCGTGACCTTTCATTGGAAAAAAAGCAAGACTGAGAGAATCCGGAGCGCTTAAAAGTACTGCTGATGCTTAAGGATTGGAAATACTTTTCAGTTTTGTTTAAGAGCCCTTAGACCGTCGCTGCGTTTAAGCAATGAGGTTTTTTATTTTGTTAGTGTTCTCTGCTACGCTGCTCCTGCATGGCCCTGTAAATACGGGCTGGGTGGGGTGGTCTACTTGGGACTCATTGTTCTCTAGGAGGAATGTTCCTGGCTCTTCCTGTTTTTCATTGTGTGATTTGGGAATAGGCTTCATTGGAACTCAACTGCTGACTTCAAAGCCAGATGTAAAAATTCAAAGGGGTGAAGGTTGTACATGTTAACGCAAAGCATTTTAAAGGCAATTCCAGACAAAGAGCAAGTTGAAGTGGTATCTTATGGAGTCCCCATCACATAAATGGcgtaaataaataattgtggtgTAGCCCTATAGCCATTACCTAGTACTGAGAAGTACGTGTGCGAGAAGCACACCACTAACAAACTAATGGAAGGGTAATATTTCAGGTAAAAAGACAGTGGTGCTGCCCATGCTAATGAAGCTTGGTGTTGCTTTTTAAAGACGTGCAAAAAACCCCCGAACCTGTAGAGTTTGGAGAAAATAGGGCAGGAGTATACCTGCTGATAACTGCTTTTGGGCACTGAATCTCGAGTCAGTTCATACATTCCTATATAGTATGGGAATGAGTTCTGTGTTCATGCATTTCCggtctctctcccttctcccacATACACACTATGTACTCCAATTCAGttagattttattattatttatttattttattcgatttataccccgccctcacCACAAATGGCCTCAGCGCTCAGATCCGGTAAGCACAAGCCGAAGTCCTGCCCTTCCATTTGAACTGTCAAACTAGGGCTTGCCTCTGTCCTCTAAACCAAAATTACAAACTGTAGTTAGAAGATGGTTGGTTTGAAGACCTGATTTGGAGGGTAAACCGCTAACTCTTCGTGAGTTTTGAGCCAGATGCAAACTCTACTTGTGGTAAAATGGAAGTACCCGATGGAGGGGCCATTGAGTGCAGGGCTTGCTTCACTGTGTGAACCGGCCcagtaacccttcctgccctctctggcttacatcagtgcttcattctcacagccccttcttacatgcccagagtaatgccgatcgccactttgcaattttccccaggcaagtttggctaaggatcctgacagtgttttgccatcttctgggcatgcagtaaaggTCACTGGATGGGTGGAGGGGTgactgtgcatttcctgcattgtgcaggcggttgggctagatgaccctagaggtaccttccaa
This region includes:
- the LOC129345419 gene encoding uncharacterized protein LOC129345419 isoform X1, coding for MGPSSLRPANRAGAARAGLGPSSTRRRPSTREHTASCLASSSGLPAACKAEGPTEAKEDASHLQPGKSSSCPPLPYSRKLWKSSGSLRRHWTRIQLFHYRLTGYPFGTRLGFLPVWKGLLHSESLYEKLFQSDQQERPAEIDQSCLDGLRPCRNMADNRQVSVIPLLCLSRLLKFLSAGPAGMDRKEKAETTTGKSRKFASGLRKRKKSQAVKAARNRVFSRTVLYLKRTSLFLNLT
- the LOC129345419 gene encoding uncharacterized protein LOC129345419 isoform X2 translates to MGPSSLRPANRAGAARAGLGPSSTRRRPSTREHTASCLASSSGLPAACKAEGPTEAKEDASHLQPGKSSSCPPLPYSRKLWKSSGSLRRHWTRIQLFHYRLTGYPFGTRLGFLPVWKGLLHSESLYEKLFQSDQQERPAEIDQSCLDGLRPCRNMADNSFYLLVLLEWTGRKRLRLQQERAGNLLLD